A window from Gemmatimonadaceae bacterium encodes these proteins:
- the aroF gene encoding 3-deoxy-7-phosphoheptulonate synthase translates to MLVVMKQGATPEQIEAVCQWIKDRGYSPQPMPGAQRTAVGLVGNDGRVDGSPLEDFPGVAEIIYVSNPYKQVSREWRKENTVVEIAPGVRFGTNEVPIIAGPCSVENEQQIVLAAQQVKKAGAVALRGGAFKPRSSPYSFQGLGKKGLELLALAKRETGLPIVTEAMDEQGAEMVAEFADCIQIGARNMQNYSLLKTVGKLKKPVLLKRGMAATIQDLLLSAEYVLAEGNPNVILCERGLRSFDTTSRNLFDLTAIPVVQQLSHLPIVADPSHGTGRRDKVLAMSRAAVAAGADGILIEVHPTPEKAMSDGAQSQTPEQFADTVVQLRRVAEAVGRKIAG, encoded by the coding sequence ATGCTGGTGGTGATGAAGCAGGGCGCCACGCCCGAGCAGATCGAGGCGGTGTGCCAGTGGATCAAGGACCGCGGCTACTCGCCGCAGCCGATGCCGGGCGCCCAGCGCACGGCCGTCGGCCTCGTCGGCAACGACGGCCGCGTGGATGGCTCGCCGCTGGAGGACTTCCCCGGCGTCGCTGAGATCATCTACGTCTCCAATCCGTACAAGCAGGTCTCGCGGGAGTGGCGGAAGGAGAACACCGTCGTCGAGATCGCGCCGGGCGTGCGCTTCGGCACGAACGAGGTGCCGATCATCGCCGGCCCCTGCTCGGTCGAGAACGAGCAGCAGATCGTGCTCGCCGCCCAGCAGGTGAAGAAGGCCGGTGCCGTGGCGCTGCGCGGCGGTGCGTTCAAGCCGCGCTCGTCGCCCTACTCCTTCCAGGGACTCGGCAAGAAGGGCCTCGAGCTGCTCGCGCTGGCCAAGCGTGAGACGGGCCTGCCCATCGTCACCGAGGCGATGGACGAGCAGGGTGCCGAGATGGTGGCAGAGTTCGCCGACTGCATCCAGATCGGCGCGCGGAACATGCAGAACTACTCGCTGCTGAAGACCGTCGGCAAGCTGAAGAAGCCGGTGCTGCTGAAGCGCGGGATGGCGGCGACCATCCAGGACCTGCTGCTGTCCGCCGAGTACGTGTTGGCCGAGGGCAACCCGAACGTGATCCTCTGCGAGCGCGGCCTGCGCAGCTTCGACACGACCTCGCGCAACCTGTTTGACCTCACGGCGATCCCGGTGGTGCAGCAGCTCTCGCACCTGCCGATCGTCGCGGACCCCAGCCACGGCACGGGTCGTCGCGACAAGGTGCTGGCGATGTCGCGCGCGGCGGTGGCCGCGGGCGCGGACGGCATCCTGATCGAGGTCCATCCGACGCCGGAGAAGGCGATGTCCGACGGTGCGCAATCGCAGACGCCAGAGCAGTTCGCCGATACCGTGGTGCAGCTGCGCCGCGTGGCCGAGGCCGTCGGGCGGAAAATCGCCGGCTAG
- the smc gene encoding chromosome segregation protein SMC, whose amino-acid sequence MRLTKLELHGFKSFADPVFLTFDHGATAIVGPNGCGKSNVSDAVRWVLGEQRARLLRGGKMEDVIFQGSSARRATNIAEVSLHFENEDGQLPVPFKEVVITRRLSRSGESDYFLNRAPCRLRDIHDLVRGTGLGADSGVVIESKMIDALLSDRPDDRRELFEEAAGVGLYRDRRRTTERQLEATSADLIRIDDLMSEVQTQVRSLLRQRNKAEKSATLTARRFSVELTLASREMAAWQAELADLESRLGSLREALPTRQQAVRDAEVARDAAQASRAAAETQRHERAAVAATARQAVLELQQELAVAEERHRNALTRRERAQQEQAEGAAFGDRLKGEAEAAAAEESQCATALHEANDLLRQRVQAEEQARQGVVEARNAADAADRGVRELRDQSRRLELERENAERELAEVAQRSEALVAEHEALADRLGLAERELQAADESLAIAKEASDAADAALQAARAAARDAREREGAARADVRRIEEEHTALQGRLAALERLEKERVGLAPAAARLIRERERFAQDAILGPLSDFIGADAEAAVQIERFLGASVHAVVVRDRAAADAVRAWHAEVNPGALLLLPLDSLQAEGGNADPSELAARVRAEGAGSGWVRALLGKVRATGDGNGFVDARGAMWLPARDTGAGPLARRAELDTLRASLATVDTRRADVQARAQQVHNEVVQAEASAAQAADGAAAAQQQLAQAAQQRGERDRVRERAARELADAVALREKLAGRHTELGDRVNASLTAQDELARRLTEADESAGSVRGLLAAAERAQDEARESRAAQQVAHAQAEARRQVAAERRERLERERNAAQDRLAALEREMQSLAEQDGALEQQMTVWQQELESRRGSLAEAEQALAEAEATVRDTDTELADAGQALDSARADAGSANETLHHAELRHTELAGRRTAIRERLEAEWRRPLDELFADYQPVEAEDDALRIEAEDLRKQLESLGPVNPLAIEEHEEETKRLEFLTTQRADLTEAQAKLTQAIKEIDVTARDLFLATFAQVRAHFREIFMTLFGGGECDLRLEDPDKPLDCDIEIHASPRGKRTQRIHLLSSGERALVALSLLFGIFLTKPSPFCLLDEVDAPLDDQNIGRFVRMLNEFKKKTQFIVITHNPRTTTEAADAVYGVTMQEPGVSSLVSVRMRGGPAVDEDAA is encoded by the coding sequence GTGCGGTTGACCAAGCTCGAGTTGCACGGCTTCAAGTCGTTTGCGGATCCGGTGTTCCTCACCTTCGACCACGGGGCGACGGCGATCGTCGGCCCCAACGGCTGCGGCAAGTCGAACGTGTCGGACGCGGTGCGCTGGGTGCTGGGTGAGCAGCGCGCGCGATTGCTGCGCGGCGGCAAGATGGAGGACGTGATCTTCCAGGGCTCCTCGGCGCGGCGCGCGACAAACATCGCCGAGGTCTCGCTGCACTTCGAGAACGAGGACGGCCAGCTGCCGGTGCCGTTCAAGGAAGTCGTCATCACGCGGCGCCTCTCGCGCAGCGGTGAGAGCGATTACTTCCTGAACCGCGCGCCCTGCCGCCTCCGCGACATCCACGACCTCGTGCGCGGCACGGGGCTCGGTGCCGATTCCGGCGTGGTCATCGAGAGCAAGATGATCGATGCCCTGCTCTCCGACCGGCCCGACGACCGTCGCGAGCTGTTCGAGGAAGCGGCCGGCGTGGGCCTGTATCGCGATCGCCGTCGCACCACGGAGCGCCAGCTCGAGGCGACCAGCGCGGACCTGATTCGCATCGACGACCTGATGTCTGAGGTGCAGACGCAGGTGCGCTCGCTGCTTCGCCAGCGCAACAAGGCGGAGAAGTCGGCCACGCTCACGGCGCGCCGCTTCTCGGTGGAACTCACGCTCGCCTCGCGCGAGATGGCCGCCTGGCAGGCCGAGCTCGCCGACCTCGAGTCGCGGCTGGGCTCGCTGCGCGAGGCGCTGCCCACGCGCCAGCAGGCCGTGCGCGACGCCGAGGTCGCGCGCGACGCGGCGCAGGCCTCACGTGCCGCCGCTGAGACGCAGCGCCACGAGCGCGCCGCCGTGGCCGCAACCGCACGGCAGGCCGTGCTCGAGTTGCAGCAGGAACTCGCGGTGGCCGAGGAGCGCCATCGCAATGCGCTGACGCGCCGCGAACGCGCGCAGCAAGAGCAGGCCGAGGGCGCCGCCTTCGGCGATCGCCTCAAGGGCGAGGCCGAGGCAGCGGCTGCGGAGGAATCGCAGTGCGCCACCGCCCTGCACGAAGCCAACGACCTGCTGCGCCAGCGCGTGCAGGCTGAGGAGCAGGCCCGTCAGGGCGTCGTCGAGGCGCGTAACGCCGCCGACGCCGCCGACCGCGGCGTGCGCGAGTTGCGCGACCAGTCGCGTCGCCTGGAGCTCGAGCGCGAGAATGCGGAGCGGGAGCTGGCAGAGGTCGCTCAGCGCAGCGAGGCCCTGGTGGCCGAGCACGAAGCGCTGGCGGACCGCCTGGGCCTCGCCGAGCGCGAGCTGCAGGCCGCCGACGAGTCGCTGGCCATCGCCAAGGAAGCCTCCGACGCCGCCGACGCCGCCTTGCAGGCCGCGCGCGCCGCCGCGCGCGACGCGCGTGAGCGCGAGGGAGCGGCCCGCGCCGATGTGCGGCGCATCGAGGAGGAGCACACGGCGCTGCAGGGTCGTCTCGCCGCGTTGGAGCGCCTCGAAAAGGAGCGCGTGGGCCTGGCGCCGGCGGCGGCGCGCCTGATCCGGGAGCGCGAGCGGTTTGCGCAGGATGCCATCCTCGGCCCGCTCTCCGACTTCATCGGCGCCGACGCCGAGGCCGCCGTTCAGATCGAGCGCTTCCTCGGGGCCTCGGTGCACGCCGTCGTCGTGCGGGATCGTGCGGCGGCCGACGCCGTGCGCGCCTGGCACGCCGAGGTGAACCCTGGTGCCCTCCTGCTGCTGCCGCTGGACTCGCTGCAGGCTGAGGGCGGCAACGCAGATCCCAGTGAACTCGCCGCCCGCGTGCGCGCCGAGGGTGCAGGCAGCGGCTGGGTGCGCGCCCTGCTCGGCAAGGTGCGCGCCACCGGCGACGGCAACGGGTTCGTCGATGCGCGTGGTGCGATGTGGCTGCCCGCGCGCGATACCGGCGCCGGCCCGCTGGCGCGGCGCGCTGAACTCGACACGCTGCGCGCCTCGCTGGCCACGGTGGACACGCGCCGCGCCGACGTGCAGGCGCGCGCGCAGCAGGTACACAACGAGGTCGTGCAGGCCGAAGCCTCCGCGGCGCAGGCGGCCGACGGCGCCGCCGCCGCGCAGCAGCAGTTGGCGCAGGCCGCGCAGCAGCGGGGCGAGCGGGATCGCGTGCGCGAGCGCGCGGCGCGCGAACTCGCCGACGCGGTGGCCCTGCGCGAGAAGCTCGCCGGCCGCCACACCGAGCTCGGCGATCGCGTCAACGCCAGCCTGACGGCGCAGGATGAACTCGCGCGCCGTCTCACCGAGGCCGATGAGTCCGCCGGATCCGTGCGCGGGTTGCTTGCCGCCGCCGAGCGGGCGCAGGACGAAGCCCGCGAGTCGCGCGCCGCCCAGCAGGTGGCGCACGCGCAGGCTGAGGCACGTCGACAAGTCGCCGCCGAGCGCCGCGAACGCCTCGAGCGCGAGCGCAACGCCGCGCAGGATCGCCTGGCCGCACTCGAGCGTGAGATGCAGTCGCTGGCCGAGCAGGATGGCGCGCTCGAGCAGCAGATGACCGTGTGGCAGCAGGAGCTGGAGTCGCGGCGCGGCTCGCTGGCTGAGGCCGAGCAGGCGTTGGCTGAGGCAGAGGCCACGGTGCGTGACACGGACACGGAGCTCGCCGACGCCGGCCAGGCGCTCGACAGCGCGCGCGCCGACGCCGGCAGCGCCAACGAGACCCTGCACCACGCCGAACTGCGGCACACGGAACTGGCGGGCCGCCGCACGGCGATCCGCGAGCGCCTCGAGGCCGAGTGGCGCCGTCCGCTGGACGAGCTCTTCGCCGACTACCAGCCCGTGGAAGCCGAGGACGATGCCCTGCGCATCGAGGCCGAGGACCTGCGCAAGCAGTTGGAGTCGCTGGGCCCGGTGAACCCGCTGGCCATCGAGGAGCACGAGGAGGAGACCAAGCGCCTCGAGTTCCTCACGACGCAGCGCGCCGACCTCACCGAGGCGCAGGCCAAGCTGACGCAGGCCATCAAGGAGATCGACGTCACGGCGCGCGACCTGTTCCTGGCGACCTTCGCGCAGGTGCGGGCGCACTTCCGCGAGATCTTCATGACGCTGTTCGGCGGTGGCGAGTGCGACCTGCGCCTCGAGGATCCCGACAAGCCGCTGGACTGCGACATCGAGATCCACGCCAGCCCGCGCGGCAAGCGCACGCAGCGCATCCACCTGCTCTCCAGCGGCGAGCGCGCGCTGGTCGCGCTCTCGCTGCTGTTCGGCATCTTCCTCACCAAGCCCAGCCCCTTCTGCCTGCTGGACGAAGTGGACGCGCCCCTGGACGACCAGAACATCGGCCGCTTCGTGCGCATGCTGAACGAGTTCAAGAAGAAGACGCAGTTCATCGTGATCACGCACAATCCGCGCACGACCACCGAGGCGGCCGACGCCGTCTACGGCGTGACGATGCAGGAGCCCGGGGTCTCGTCGCTGGTCAGCGTGCGCATGCGCGGTGGGCCGGCGGTGGACGAGGACGCAGCTTAA
- a CDS encoding SPOR domain-containing protein produces MRPISRLLFLTAVLAAAACGDGRRSSGSALAVMGPDAVLLRVPSRGGTARAHRAGSDSVLWESRAAVPAAEQLLGFDDFLGLVLARDPRGRVLSINLRLGTLDTLGSERLGAQAVSEGSSVYGLDAQGKLLRLTPSATWTWSGSGGTTALLPNPDGSLVVLGGSATRTTVRRLIPPDSRTLDSAEVPPVRLAARTAAGDRLWMVTDSGLIALRTRELARVLRLPLRDSIVALVPTPSGDRVFLATADDGIRVVDRYAEDFDGQIDLPAPATALRIDPDGRYLLARARGSDSVFVISIGTMRVVNTVVTEWRDDLPLVTPEGNVLVARSAAAVLLDAETGRERMQYAGGASDRWALIRWNGFRPRAAGLDRPVEFEEFAADSARADSALAALIAARYGDLSGLTRAAPLPQEEAPPAAEPASDPATTRGERGTWTVSFATLLDENRARQLAETIIVDGRRARVVSGDRDGVPVWRVLLGPFNTRQDAERAGMTSRLSYWVFEGVP; encoded by the coding sequence GTGCGCCCGATCTCGCGACTTCTTTTCCTGACGGCCGTCCTCGCCGCTGCAGCCTGCGGGGACGGCCGTCGTTCGTCCGGCTCCGCGCTGGCCGTGATGGGCCCGGACGCCGTGCTCCTGCGCGTCCCGTCGCGCGGCGGCACCGCGCGCGCCCACCGCGCCGGCAGCGACAGCGTGCTCTGGGAGTCGCGAGCTGCCGTGCCAGCTGCCGAGCAGCTGCTCGGCTTTGACGATTTCCTCGGGCTCGTGCTCGCGCGCGACCCGCGCGGACGCGTGCTCTCCATCAACCTGCGCCTCGGCACGCTCGACACGCTGGGCAGCGAACGCCTCGGCGCGCAGGCCGTCTCGGAGGGCTCGTCGGTCTATGGTCTCGATGCCCAGGGCAAGCTGCTGCGGCTGACACCCTCGGCCACCTGGACCTGGTCGGGGAGCGGCGGCACCACGGCGCTGCTGCCCAACCCCGATGGATCGCTGGTCGTCCTCGGTGGGTCGGCGACGCGCACCACGGTCCGACGCCTGATCCCGCCGGACTCCCGCACGCTGGACTCGGCCGAGGTGCCGCCGGTGCGTCTCGCCGCGCGCACCGCGGCCGGCGACCGCCTCTGGATGGTCACCGACAGCGGCCTGATCGCGCTGCGCACGCGAGAGCTCGCACGCGTGCTGCGCCTGCCGCTGCGCGACTCCATCGTCGCCTTGGTGCCCACGCCAAGTGGTGACCGCGTCTTCCTCGCCACGGCCGACGACGGCATCCGCGTGGTGGACCGCTACGCGGAGGACTTCGACGGCCAGATCGACCTGCCCGCACCGGCGACCGCGCTGCGTATCGATCCCGACGGACGCTACCTGCTGGCGCGCGCGCGCGGCAGCGATTCGGTGTTTGTCATCTCCATCGGCACGATGCGCGTCGTGAACACGGTCGTGACCGAGTGGCGCGACGACCTGCCGCTGGTGACGCCAGAGGGCAACGTCCTCGTGGCACGCAGCGCGGCCGCCGTGCTCTTGGACGCGGAGACGGGGCGCGAGCGCATGCAGTACGCGGGTGGGGCCAGCGACCGCTGGGCCCTGATCCGTTGGAACGGCTTCCGCCCGCGCGCCGCCGGACTGGACCGCCCGGTGGAGTTCGAGGAGTTTGCCGCGGACTCGGCACGTGCGGACTCGGCGCTGGCCGCGCTGATCGCGGCGCGCTACGGCGACCTCTCGGGCCTCACGCGCGCCGCGCCACTGCCGCAGGAAGAGGCTCCGCCTGCCGCCGAGCCAGCGTCCGATCCGGCAACGACGCGCGGGGAGCGCGGGACCTGGACAGTGTCCTTCGCCACTCTGCTCGACGAGAATCGCGCGCGGCAGCTGGCGGAAACGATCATCGTGGACGGCCGCCGCGCGCGCGTGGTCTCGGGTGACCGCGACGGCGTCCCGGTCTGGCGCGTGCTGCTCGGGCCCTTCAACACACGGCAGGATGCCGAGCGCGCCGGCATGACCTCCCGACTCTCGTACTGGGTGTTCGAGGGCGTGCCTTGA
- a CDS encoding PD40 domain-containing protein gives MRRPVRLPALLLVAVAAALAAPLNPLAAQGQYFGQNHVQFRKFRWQVLKTEHFDVHYYPELEDVAQYTGQMAERTYARLKVVFNHEFRERKPILIYGSRNEFAQNNVIGDPGEGTGGVTDALRQRNMFFFTGDMKESEHVLAHEMVHVFQYDIFGRGRAGGGMQALAQVGPPLWFTEGMAEYLSIGPEHPYTDAIMRDAALNGNIPSVEQMTQRPDQYFPYRFGESFFKYVGARWGDEIIGEIMQAVPSLGIERAFRRYTGTDLEVLGDEWKESVQTAYLPDIPNLERPRKVANALLDERRTGGLIPVYVAPSLSPDGRQIAFISMGSLLRAEVFLDLYLADATTGKRTARLTKSQLDPEFEELRFGYSQGAFSPDGRLFAFTAQRQGRDVIYLHDVRRNRTARRLDTPLVQMLGPSFSPDGRQIVFSGIAGGTSDLYIIDADGKNLRRLTQDPYGDVQPQWSPDGRYIVFASERGPQSDLETLSFGHWQLSIYDLQTGNIEVLPNQDGKSLNPMWSPDGQSIAYVNDRTGIPQIFLYELGDKQHYQLTKFVGGVFSLTEHSPAITWARQADKLAFTYHDDGEFAIWSIVDPRSLKKEPFSPKAAMPVIAEGAGSDSSAAGADSRAGAIARIAEIARAVGDSGAQRLNTQRVTPERRRAVYLGADGWRPSAVAPAVAARGVSVAALLDSAELALPSVSDFTTERYRAKLSPEYVATPSVGYSQDNFGRGVYGATGIVLSDMVGNRRLMIAGGINGRLSEAQLFLQYNDLGSRNQWGIGLQHYPMFFLSGFQQLQQGSVIVQQQVLSRFIVRSAFAMGQYPLNRFTRFEYGSSFNNIDRSLMYISAAYDAFSGTGGGYLVDSIVGQGSLNYFSPFVAFVSDNALMGATGGIYGRRYRFQLEQTTGSVRWTTYSADIRRYDAILFNFLTFATRLAAHVSVGPDEDEFPKYIGRPDFIRGYDRETYGADCEASISDPTQCSAVQLLGSRVAYANAELRFPLLRRVDLGILPISLPPVDGLFFYDFGMAWTAGQKLHLARPSNYDFLSDRYPLRSYGFGIRLNLFGVALVRWDYSIPLDGVRRDGYWFWTLGQSF, from the coding sequence ATGCGCCGACCTGTTCGCCTCCCCGCCCTGCTCCTCGTTGCCGTCGCGGCCGCACTCGCCGCCCCGCTGAACCCGCTCGCCGCGCAGGGCCAGTACTTCGGCCAGAACCACGTCCAGTTCCGCAAGTTCCGCTGGCAGGTGCTCAAGACCGAGCACTTCGACGTCCACTACTATCCCGAGCTCGAGGACGTCGCGCAGTACACGGGACAGATGGCGGAGCGGACCTACGCGCGGCTCAAGGTCGTGTTCAACCACGAGTTCCGCGAGCGCAAGCCCATCCTCATCTACGGCTCGCGCAACGAATTCGCCCAGAACAACGTGATCGGCGACCCCGGCGAGGGCACGGGCGGCGTCACCGACGCGCTCCGCCAGCGCAACATGTTCTTCTTCACCGGGGACATGAAGGAATCGGAGCACGTGCTCGCCCACGAGATGGTGCACGTGTTCCAGTACGACATCTTCGGGCGCGGCCGCGCCGGCGGCGGCATGCAGGCGCTGGCGCAGGTGGGGCCACCGCTCTGGTTCACGGAAGGCATGGCCGAGTACCTGTCCATCGGCCCCGAGCATCCGTACACGGATGCCATCATGCGCGACGCGGCGCTGAACGGAAACATCCCCAGCGTCGAGCAGATGACGCAGCGGCCCGACCAGTACTTCCCGTACCGCTTCGGCGAATCGTTCTTCAAGTACGTCGGCGCGCGCTGGGGCGACGAGATCATCGGCGAGATCATGCAGGCCGTGCCCTCGCTGGGCATCGAGCGGGCCTTCCGCCGCTACACCGGCACCGACCTCGAAGTCCTCGGCGACGAATGGAAGGAGTCGGTGCAGACCGCGTACCTGCCCGACATCCCGAACCTCGAGCGCCCACGCAAGGTCGCCAACGCGTTGCTGGACGAGCGCCGCACCGGCGGCCTGATCCCCGTGTACGTCGCGCCCTCGCTCTCGCCGGACGGTCGCCAGATCGCCTTCATCTCGATGGGCTCGCTGCTGCGCGCGGAGGTCTTCCTCGACCTCTACCTCGCCGATGCGACCACCGGTAAGCGCACGGCGCGACTGACGAAGAGCCAACTGGACCCCGAGTTCGAGGAGCTGCGCTTTGGCTACTCGCAGGGCGCGTTCTCGCCGGACGGCCGGCTCTTCGCCTTCACGGCGCAACGCCAGGGCCGCGACGTCATCTATCTGCACGACGTGCGCCGCAACCGCACCGCGCGCCGGCTCGACACGCCGCTGGTCCAGATGCTCGGCCCCTCGTTCTCGCCGGATGGCCGCCAGATCGTGTTCTCCGGCATCGCCGGCGGGACCAGCGACCTCTACATCATCGACGCCGACGGCAAGAACCTACGGCGCCTCACGCAGGACCCCTACGGCGATGTGCAGCCACAGTGGTCGCCGGACGGCCGCTACATCGTGTTCGCCAGCGAGCGCGGCCCGCAGTCCGACCTCGAGACGCTGTCCTTCGGCCACTGGCAGCTCAGCATCTACGACCTGCAGACCGGCAACATCGAGGTCCTGCCGAACCAGGATGGCAAGAGCCTGAACCCGATGTGGTCGCCGGACGGCCAGTCGATTGCCTACGTGAACGACCGCACGGGCATCCCGCAGATATTCCTCTACGAGCTGGGCGACAAGCAGCACTACCAGCTCACCAAGTTCGTCGGCGGCGTGTTCTCGCTCACGGAGCACAGCCCGGCCATCACCTGGGCGCGGCAGGCGGACAAGCTGGCCTTCACGTACCACGATGACGGCGAGTTCGCGATCTGGAGCATCGTCGACCCGCGGTCGCTCAAGAAGGAGCCCTTCAGCCCGAAGGCCGCCATGCCGGTCATCGCCGAGGGCGCGGGGAGCGACAGCAGCGCGGCAGGCGCCGACAGCCGCGCCGGCGCGATCGCACGCATCGCGGAGATTGCCCGCGCCGTCGGCGACAGCGGCGCCCAACGCCTCAACACCCAGCGTGTGACGCCCGAGCGTCGACGCGCCGTCTATCTCGGGGCGGACGGCTGGCGACCCTCCGCCGTCGCCCCCGCCGTTGCCGCGCGCGGTGTCAGCGTCGCCGCCCTGCTCGACAGCGCGGAGTTGGCGCTGCCAAGCGTCAGCGACTTCACGACCGAGCGCTATCGGGCCAAGCTCTCGCCGGAATACGTGGCCACGCCGTCGGTCGGCTACTCGCAGGACAACTTTGGACGCGGCGTGTACGGTGCCACCGGCATCGTGCTCTCCGACATGGTCGGCAATCGGCGCCTGATGATCGCCGGCGGCATCAACGGCCGCCTCAGCGAAGCCCAACTCTTCCTGCAGTACAACGACCTCGGCAGCCGCAACCAGTGGGGCATCGGACTGCAGCACTATCCGATGTTCTTCCTCTCCGGCTTCCAGCAGCTGCAGCAGGGCAGTGTCATCGTGCAGCAGCAGGTCCTCTCGCGCTTCATCGTCCGCAGTGCCTTTGCGATGGGGCAGTACCCGTTGAACCGCTTCACGCGCTTCGAGTACGGGTCGTCGTTCAACAACATCGACCGCTCGCTGATGTACATCTCGGCGGCCTACGATGCCTTCTCCGGCACGGGCGGCGGCTACCTCGTCGACTCCATCGTCGGCCAGGGCTCGCTGAACTACTTCTCGCCCTTTGTCGCCTTCGTTTCCGACAACGCGCTGATGGGCGCCACGGGCGGCATCTATGGCCGGCGCTACCGCTTCCAGCTGGAGCAGACCACCGGCTCCGTGCGCTGGACCACGTACTCGGCCGACATCCGCCGCTACGACGCCATCCTGTTCAACTTCCTGACCTTCGCCACGCGCCTCGCCGCGCACGTGTCGGTCGGCCCGGACGAGGACGAGTTCCCGAAGTACATCGGCCGACCCGATTTCATCCGCGGCTACGACCGCGAGACCTACGGCGCGGACTGCGAGGCGTCGATCAGCGATCCCACGCAGTGTTCGGCCGTGCAGTTGCTGGGGTCTCGCGTCGCCTACGCCAACGCCGAGTTGCGATTCCCGCTCCTGCGCCGCGTGGATCTCGGCATCCTGCCGATCTCGCTACCACCGGTGGACGGCTTGTTCTTCTACGACTTCGGCATGGCCTGGACCGCGGGCCAGAAGCTGCATCTGGCGCGCCCGTCCAACTATGACTTCCTGTCGGATCGCTACCCGCTGCGCAGCTACGGCTTCGGCATCCGTCTGAACCTCTTTGGCGTCGCCCTGGTGCGCTGGGACTACTCCATCCCGCTCGATGGAGTGCGCCGCGACGGCTATTGGTTCTGGACGCTGGGGCAGTCCTTCTGA
- the rsfS gene encoding ribosome silencing factor yields MATDATDSMTAARRAAQVLLDNKANDVVMLDLRPVSDMADFFIVASGTSDTHVRATAGHVVDTLKAEGIKVHSVEGLEQGRWVLLDYVDFVVHVFHPTLRTFYQLERLWGDAPAVAVTA; encoded by the coding sequence ATGGCCACTGACGCCACGGATTCGATGACCGCTGCCCGCCGCGCCGCGCAGGTGTTGCTCGACAACAAGGCGAACGACGTCGTGATGCTCGACCTGCGCCCCGTGTCCGACATGGCCGACTTCTTCATCGTCGCCAGTGGCACCTCCGACACCCACGTGCGCGCCACCGCCGGCCACGTCGTCGACACGCTCAAGGCCGAGGGGATCAAGGTGCACTCCGTCGAGGGACTCGAGCAGGGACGCTGGGTGCTCCTCGACTACGTCGATTTCGTCGTGCACGTCTTCCATCCGACGCTGCGCACGTTCTATCAGCTCGAACGGCTCTGGGGGGACGCCCCGGCCGTGGCCGTCACCGCGTAG
- the rplI gene encoding 50S ribosomal protein L9, with product MEVILRQAVDNLGHPGDIVDVSSGYARNFLLPRGIAYEATPGNKKRIAQEKERLEAAENARRDAASTIAKRLEEVSLTFSAKVGEEGKLFGSVTTADIAHQLEAQGFKEVEKRMIDLHEPIKALGVYKVAIRLHADVKPEIKVWVIKG from the coding sequence ATGGAAGTCATTCTTCGTCAGGCCGTGGACAACCTCGGCCACCCGGGCGACATCGTGGACGTCTCGTCCGGCTACGCCCGCAACTTCCTGCTGCCACGCGGCATCGCCTACGAGGCGACGCCCGGCAACAAGAAGCGCATCGCGCAGGAGAAGGAGCGCCTCGAGGCCGCCGAGAACGCGCGCCGCGACGCCGCCTCGACCATCGCCAAGCGCCTGGAGGAGGTTTCGCTGACCTTCTCGGCCAAGGTGGGCGAGGAAGGCAAGCTCTTCGGCTCGGTGACGACGGCGGACATCGCCCACCAGCTCGAGGCGCAGGGCTTCAAGGAGGTCGAGAAGCGCATGATCGACCTGCACGAGCCGATCAAGGCGCTGGGCGTCTACAAGGTCGCCATCCGCCTGCACGCGGACGTGAAGCCCGAGATCAAGGTCTGGGTCATCAAGGGCTGA